In Kitasatospora sp. NBC_00240, the following are encoded in one genomic region:
- the cbiE gene encoding precorrin-6y C5,15-methyltransferase (decarboxylating) subunit CbiE yields MADRITVIGWDGTPLTEAAGAALAAATLVAGAPYQLKALPVPAGAERIALGSVQLAARRIAEHRGAAVVVAEGDPGFFGVVRTLRRPEYGLELEVLPAVSSVAAAFARAGMPWEDAQVVSAHGGRLRRAANICRAHPKVAVLTAAGAGPSELALMLRGVHRTFVVCEGLGTPDEDVTVLTSDRVADHLWRDPNVVLVIGGNGPQAAAGEAAGWLAGRPVGFPGAERGWALPADAYAGAGRAGEGGSGSDALPAHVRALVLARLGAAPGDLVWAVGAGSGALAVEVARFGAAVVALEADSSACARIAVNARRFGVEVEIVHGAGPQALGGLPEPDAAVVESGGAEAVRAVLARRPERIVAVARTFAEAEEIREAIAGAGYRAEGALLQSTPLQSTATRPAAARSGSFVPAPPRSGLPGPVLAKEQAGAAAGLVLGAGTQTVLLWGEQGA; encoded by the coding sequence ATGGCTGACCGGATCACGGTCATCGGGTGGGACGGCACACCGCTGACCGAGGCCGCCGGTGCGGCCCTCGCGGCGGCGACCCTGGTGGCCGGGGCGCCCTACCAGCTCAAGGCGCTCCCGGTACCGGCCGGCGCCGAGCGGATCGCCCTCGGCAGCGTGCAGCTGGCGGCCCGTCGGATCGCCGAGCACCGGGGCGCGGCCGTCGTCGTCGCCGAGGGCGACCCCGGGTTCTTCGGCGTCGTCCGCACCCTGCGCCGCCCCGAGTACGGGCTCGAACTGGAGGTGCTGCCCGCCGTCTCCTCGGTGGCCGCCGCCTTCGCCCGCGCCGGCATGCCCTGGGAGGACGCCCAGGTGGTCAGCGCGCACGGCGGCCGGCTGCGCCGGGCCGCCAACATCTGCCGCGCCCACCCCAAGGTCGCGGTGCTCACCGCCGCCGGCGCCGGCCCCAGCGAGCTGGCCCTGATGCTCCGCGGCGTGCACCGCACCTTCGTGGTCTGCGAGGGGCTCGGCACCCCCGACGAGGACGTCACCGTGCTCACCTCCGACCGGGTCGCCGACCACCTCTGGCGGGACCCGAACGTGGTGCTGGTGATCGGTGGCAACGGCCCGCAGGCCGCGGCCGGCGAGGCGGCCGGCTGGCTGGCCGGGCGCCCGGTGGGATTCCCCGGCGCGGAACGCGGCTGGGCGCTGCCCGCCGACGCCTACGCCGGCGCCGGGCGCGCGGGGGAGGGCGGGAGCGGATCGGACGCACTCCCCGCGCACGTCCGCGCGCTGGTGCTCGCGCGGCTGGGCGCCGCCCCGGGCGACCTGGTCTGGGCGGTGGGCGCCGGCAGCGGCGCGCTCGCCGTGGAGGTGGCGCGTTTCGGGGCGGCCGTCGTCGCGCTGGAGGCGGACAGCTCCGCCTGCGCGCGGATCGCCGTCAACGCGCGCCGCTTCGGCGTCGAGGTGGAGATCGTGCACGGCGCCGGCCCGCAGGCGCTGGGCGGTCTGCCCGAACCGGACGCCGCAGTGGTCGAGAGCGGCGGGGCGGAGGCGGTGCGGGCGGTGCTGGCCCGCCGCCCGGAGCGGATCGTCGCCGTCGCCCGCACCTTCGCGGAGGCCGAGGAGATCCGCGAGGCCATCGCGGGCGCCGGCTACCGGGCCGAGGGCGCACTGCTGCAGTCGACGCCCCTGCAGTCGACGGCGACCCGGCCGGCCGCGGCCAGGAGCGGCTCGTTCGTGCCCGCCCCACCTCGTTCGGGCCTGCCCGGACCGGTACTGGCGAAGGAGCAGGCCGGCGCGGCGGCCGGGCTGGTGCTCGGCGCGGGGACGCAGACGGTGCTGCTCTGGGGCGAGCAGGGGGCCTGA